From Peromyscus eremicus chromosome 3, PerEre_H2_v1, whole genome shotgun sequence, one genomic window encodes:
- the Cnpy1 gene encoding protein canopy homolog 1: protein MDEVEYDINKARQKKTKVGSYRIRPDGTQERKKVPLAQSEAFLVDLLDKVCMRMNDYQLEDDPVTKQKYFRRYAPRKGDKIYKEYKKFFFYSDAFKPLKFACEAIIEKYEDEIFALIAQEAHHLADMLCSEKSDLCGTPVSRPEP from the exons ATGGACGAGGTGGAATATGACATCAACAAGGCCcgacagaagaaaaccaaggtGGGCTCCTACCGCATCAGGCCTGACGGGACACAGGAGAGGAAAAAG GTTCCCCTGGCCCAGTCCGAGGCGTTCCTCGTCGACCTTTTGGATAAAGTGTGTATGCGAATGAACGATTACCAGCTGGAGGACGACCCAGTGACCAAGCAGAAGTATTTTAGGAGATACGCTCCGAGAAAGGGagacaaaatatacaaagaatataaaaagttcttcttttattctgatgCCTTCAAACCTTTGAAATTCGCG TGCGAAGCCATCATTGAAAAGTATGAGGATGAGATATTCGCACTTATCGCCCAGGAGGCACACCATCTAGCTGACATGCTGTGCAGTGAAAAATCAG ATCTGTGTGGCACTCCAGTCAGTCGTCCCGAACCCTAG